A window of the Odocoileus virginianus isolate 20LAN1187 ecotype Illinois chromosome 20, Ovbor_1.2, whole genome shotgun sequence genome harbors these coding sequences:
- the LOC110131389 gene encoding chymotrypsinogen A: MPALLWHIPPSGHMPRKGTITSRSSDSSLVHRGIIGSPAAGIPHLSEGSTMNFLWLLSCCALLGTAFGCGVPAIQPVLSGLSRIVNGEEAVPGSWPWQVSLQDRTGFHFCGGSLINENWVVTAAHCGVTTSDVVVAGEFDQGSSSESIQKLKIAKVFKNSNYNSLTINNDITLLKLSTAASFSQTVSAVCLPSSSDSFAAGTMCATTGWGLTRYTNANTPDRLQQASLPLLSNTSCKRYWGTKITDAMICAGASGVSSCMGDSGGPLVCKKNGAWTLVGIVSWGSSTCSTSTPGVYARVTALVNWVQQTLAAN, from the exons ATGCCAGCCCTGCTCTGGCACATCCCACCCAGTGGGCACATGCCCAGGAAAGGGACTATCACCTCAAGGTCTTCAGATAGCAGCCTGGTGCACAGGGGTATAATAGGGAGCCCTGCAGCAGGCATCCCACACCTCTCTGAAGGCAGCACCATGAACTTCCTTTGGCTTCTCtcctgctgtgccctcctgggcACAGCCTTTG GCTGCGGGGTCCCCGCCATCCAACCTGTGCTGAGCGGCCTCTCCAGGATCGTCAACGGGGAAGAAGCTGTCCCTGGCTCCTGGCCCTGGCAGGTGTCCCTGCAG GACAGAACCGGCTTCCACTTCTGCGGGGGCTCCCTCATCAATGAGAACTGGGTGGTCACCGCCGCCCACTGCGGTGTCAC AACATCCGATGTTGTCGTGGCTGGGGAGTTTGACCAGGGCTCAAGCTCTGAGAGCATCCAGAAGCTGAAGATTGCCAAG GTTTTCAAGAACTCGAACTACAACTCGTTAACCATCAACAACGACATCACCCTGCTGAAGCTGTCGACGGCGGCGAGCTTCTCCCAGACTGTGTCCGCCGTGTGCCTGCCCAGCTCCAGCGACAGCTTCGCCGCCGGGACAATGTGCGCCACCACGGGCTGGGGCCTGACTCGATACACCA ATGCCAACACCCCTGACCGGCTGCAGCAGGCGTCCCTGCCCCTCCTGTCCAATACCAGCTGCAAGAGATACTGGGGCACTAAGATCACCGACGCCATGATCTGTGCGGGCGCCAGCGGTGTCTCCTCTTGCATG GGTGACTCTGGCGGCCCCCTGGTCTGCAAGAAGAACGGAGCCTGGACCCTAGTGGGCATCGTGTCCTGGGGCAGCAGCACGTGCTCCACATCCACCCCCGGCGTGTATGCCCGTGTCACTGCTCTCGTCAACTGGGTGCAGCAGACCCTGGCCGCCAACTGA